A single window of uncultured Pseudodesulfovibrio sp. DNA harbors:
- the hisC gene encoding histidinol-phosphate transaminase, which yields MRDFSVRPEIQDFAPYVPGLTIEQIQKRYGLNTVIKLASNENPFGTSPLVQKAIATNAARAFRYPENHSPRLVKAIAQTAGVSEDCILVGNGSDEIIDMLFRTKGIPGKSNVVCYENSFAMYRMCAKLTGLEYREIPRGEDLELPLAAMAEAADENTAMVIVTSPDNPTGLAATVDDLSVLAGVLPQDCLLVVDEAYIEFAWPPESYSPVQAFDRFENLVALRTFSKAYGLAGLRVGYGILPPKLAALMKNARIPFTVNLLAEEAALAALEDEVFFNETLQLVMHGREYFTEELTRLGCKVWPSQSNFVMFESPKPAQAVFKALLKKGIIVRPLGSFGLGTCIRVNVGTNAENATFIKELEDVLNG from the coding sequence ATGAGAGATTTTAGCGTCCGTCCGGAAATTCAAGACTTTGCACCATACGTGCCGGGTCTGACCATCGAACAGATTCAGAAGCGGTATGGCCTCAACACGGTCATCAAGCTCGCCAGCAATGAAAACCCATTTGGCACGTCTCCTCTGGTCCAAAAGGCCATTGCGACAAACGCTGCCCGTGCTTTCCGCTACCCGGAAAACCATTCTCCGAGACTGGTCAAAGCCATCGCACAGACTGCAGGAGTCTCAGAGGATTGCATTCTGGTGGGCAATGGTTCGGACGAAATCATCGACATGCTATTCCGCACCAAAGGAATCCCCGGCAAATCCAATGTGGTCTGTTATGAGAATTCCTTTGCCATGTACCGAATGTGCGCCAAGCTGACAGGCCTCGAGTATCGTGAAATCCCACGCGGTGAAGATCTGGAACTACCACTGGCCGCCATGGCCGAAGCCGCTGACGAAAACACCGCCATGGTTATCGTCACCAGCCCGGACAACCCCACGGGACTGGCTGCCACGGTGGACGACCTATCCGTACTGGCGGGAGTACTGCCGCAAGATTGCCTGTTGGTAGTGGACGAAGCTTATATCGAATTTGCATGGCCACCCGAGTCCTATTCTCCGGTTCAGGCATTTGACCGGTTCGAGAATCTGGTGGCTCTACGTACCTTTTCCAAAGCATACGGGCTAGCCGGACTCCGTGTCGGATATGGCATTTTGCCACCCAAATTGGCCGCATTGATGAAAAATGCCCGCATCCCATTTACGGTCAACCTGCTGGCTGAAGAGGCTGCACTGGCTGCACTTGAAGACGAAGTATTTTTCAATGAGACACTGCAATTAGTCATGCATGGCCGTGAATATTTCACCGAGGAATTGACCCGTCTCGGCTGCAAGGTCTGGCCGAGTCAGTCCAACTTCGTCATGTTCGAATCTCCCAAACCCGCTCAGGCCGTATTCAAGGCTCTGCTCAAAAAGGGCATCATCGTCCGCCCACTAGGCAGCTTCGGACTGGGCACATGTATTCGCGTCAACGTGGGTACAAATGCTGAAAATGCGACTTTCATCAAAGAGCTGGAGGACGTTCTCAATGGGTAA
- the cmk gene encoding (d)CMP kinase gives MGKPLIVTIDGPAGVGKSTMAKQLARHLSIPYLDTGAMFRSIAWKLGEGAWEWDESQIQTALDGMKFGLSGIGEDSVLTLNDTPIGSEIRTEQVGMWASNIATLPVIRTFLKTAQQHLGERFSLVAEGRDMGTVIFPDAPHKFFLDASVEERANRRFKQLSSMNKPADLDELKKQIAKRDNQDRNRAVAPLKAADDAMTIDSTEMNKEQVFTVLKDGVA, from the coding sequence ATGGGTAAACCCCTCATTGTGACCATCGACGGCCCTGCCGGGGTCGGTAAATCCACCATGGCCAAACAATTGGCCAGGCATCTGTCCATCCCGTATCTTGATACTGGCGCCATGTTCCGGTCCATCGCCTGGAAACTGGGCGAGGGAGCATGGGAATGGGATGAAAGCCAGATTCAGACAGCGCTCGACGGCATGAAGTTCGGCTTGTCGGGCATTGGCGAAGACTCGGTGCTGACGTTGAATGACACACCCATTGGCAGCGAAATTCGCACGGAGCAGGTCGGCATGTGGGCATCCAATATTGCCACGTTGCCAGTTATTCGTACTTTTTTGAAAACAGCGCAGCAGCACTTGGGTGAAAGATTCTCTCTGGTTGCTGAAGGTCGCGACATGGGCACCGTTATTTTCCCTGATGCGCCACACAAATTCTTTCTGGATGCATCCGTGGAAGAGCGTGCCAACCGTCGGTTCAAACAACTTTCATCCATGAACAAGCCGGCTGATCTGGACGAACTAAAAAAACAGATTGCCAAACGCGATAATCAAGATCGCAACCGAGCGGTAGCTCCGCTCAAGGCCGCAGACGATGCCATGACTATAGATTCGACTGAAATGAATAAAGAGCAGGTCTTCACCGTCTTGAAAGATGGCGTGGCCTAG
- the serS gene encoding serine--tRNA ligase, with protein MLDLKMMQKNPEIVRESLKKRGSKINIQEFTDLDSRRKELIAEVEALKAEKNAVGPEIAKRKKAGEDASDLLKKMGEVSGRTKELDKELTEVQAAQNEWMMAVPNIPHESVPVGASEDDNPVRRYWGEKPEFDFEPREHWDLGTELGGLDFECAAKLAGSRFSISFGWCARLERALAQLMLNTQTEQHGYTEVLPPFIVNKATMTGTGQLPKFEEDLFKLTDDREFYLIPTAEVPLTNIYADEVINEDMLPTKFCAQTPCFRSEAGSYGKDTKGLIRLHQFYKVEMVNFAHPDKSFEALEDMTAAAEKILQLLKIPYRVIELCTGDLGFSAVKTYDIEVWLPGQNAYREISSCSNCGDFQGRRANIKYQPKDSKKKQFVHTLNGSGLAIGRCLVAVLENYQQADGSVIIPDVLKPYMGGIEVVKP; from the coding sequence ATGCTTGATTTAAAAATGATGCAAAAGAATCCCGAAATTGTTCGGGAGAGCCTGAAAAAACGTGGCTCGAAAATAAATATTCAGGAATTCACGGACCTTGACTCCCGGCGCAAAGAATTAATTGCTGAAGTCGAGGCTCTCAAAGCTGAGAAAAACGCTGTCGGCCCGGAAATCGCCAAACGCAAAAAAGCTGGCGAGGACGCTTCCGATCTGCTCAAGAAAATGGGTGAAGTCTCTGGTCGTACCAAAGAGTTGGACAAAGAACTCACCGAAGTTCAGGCAGCCCAAAATGAATGGATGATGGCCGTTCCCAACATCCCACACGAGTCCGTGCCCGTCGGTGCTTCCGAGGACGACAATCCGGTCCGGCGCTACTGGGGTGAAAAACCGGAATTCGATTTTGAACCCAGGGAACATTGGGATCTCGGCACTGAACTCGGCGGTCTTGATTTCGAATGTGCAGCCAAGCTGGCAGGCTCCCGCTTTTCCATCAGCTTCGGCTGGTGTGCTCGTCTGGAGCGTGCCCTTGCCCAGTTGATGCTCAACACCCAGACCGAACAGCATGGTTACACCGAGGTATTGCCTCCGTTCATCGTCAACAAGGCGACCATGACAGGCACAGGCCAGTTGCCCAAGTTTGAGGAAGACCTGTTCAAGCTAACCGATGATCGCGAATTCTATCTCATTCCCACGGCCGAAGTTCCGTTGACCAACATCTATGCAGATGAGGTCATTAACGAAGACATGCTCCCGACCAAATTTTGTGCGCAAACCCCGTGCTTCCGCTCTGAAGCTGGCTCCTACGGCAAGGACACCAAAGGATTGATTCGGCTACACCAATTCTACAAAGTAGAAATGGTCAATTTTGCCCATCCTGACAAATCTTTCGAAGCCCTTGAGGACATGACTGCGGCTGCCGAAAAGATTCTCCAACTGCTGAAGATCCCGTATCGGGTGATCGAACTGTGCACTGGAGATCTTGGTTTCAGCGCGGTCAAAACCTATGACATTGAAGTCTGGTTGCCCGGTCAGAACGCGTACCGCGAAATTTCCTCCTGCTCCAACTGTGGAGATTTTCAGGGTCGACGCGCCAACATCAAATACCAACCCAAGGACTCCAAGAAAAAGCAGTTCGTTCACACTTTGAACGGCTCCGGCCTTGCCATTGGCCGTTGTCTCGTGGCTGTTCTTGAAAATTATCAACAGGCTGACGGCTCTGTCATCATTCCTGATGTGCTCAAGCCGTACATGGGTGGGATTGAGGTCGTGAAGCCGTAA
- a CDS encoding magnesium transporter MgtE: MKWQRFGTNLKISRVLASLVFLALLKLAVFGMLSVDSLTLKAVETVLPDGISSLAIAAEEGKESTTPIADKADSEANRTAKAEAEADKASSLRTEDDLPKEWKALKRKEEELAIKERTLKEMEASIKAEAVKVQKLHAEIKQMLTEAKSIKDKRVKQLVDMISNTKAKKAAEILQNMDDDLAVKVLSGMRGRQAGEILSFVEASKAAKLSEELTKLQIPFNEGM; the protein is encoded by the coding sequence ATGAAATGGCAACGCTTCGGTACGAATCTAAAGATTTCTAGGGTTCTCGCCAGCCTCGTTTTTCTGGCCCTGTTGAAGCTTGCCGTGTTCGGTATGCTCAGCGTCGATTCTCTGACGCTTAAAGCTGTTGAGACCGTTTTACCTGACGGAATTTCCAGTCTCGCCATTGCTGCGGAGGAAGGAAAAGAGTCTACCACTCCCATTGCCGACAAAGCTGACTCCGAGGCCAATCGTACTGCCAAGGCTGAAGCCGAGGCTGATAAGGCTTCTTCATTGCGGACTGAAGACGACTTGCCCAAGGAATGGAAGGCTCTCAAGCGTAAGGAAGAAGAACTCGCCATCAAGGAGAGGACTCTCAAGGAGATGGAGGCTTCCATCAAGGCCGAGGCTGTTAAGGTGCAGAAGCTTCATGCCGAGATTAAGCAAATGCTGACGGAAGCCAAGAGCATCAAGGATAAGCGTGTCAAACAATTGGTTGATATGATTTCCAACACCAAGGCCAAGAAGGCTGCCGAAATTTTGCAGAACATGGACGACGATTTGGCCGTCAAGGTGTTGTCAGGAATGCGTGGCCGTCAGGCTGGTGAAATCCTTTCCTTTGTGGAGGCGTCAAAGGCTGCCAAGCTTTCAGAAGAGCTGACCAAGCTTCAGATTCCTTTTAACGAAGGAATGTAG